One region of Pseudomonas glycinae genomic DNA includes:
- a CDS encoding MFS transporter has translation MPLSLLILALSAFAIGTTEFVIMGLLPNVAADLGVSIPGAGWLVTGYALGVAIGAPFMAMATAKLPRKAALVTLMGIFIIGNLLCAIATDYNVLMFARVVTALCHGAFFGIGSVVAANLVAPNKRASAVALMFTGLTLANVLGVPLGTALGQEAGWRSTFWAVTVIGVIALIGLIRFLPAKRDEEKLDMRAELAALKGAGIWLSLSMTALFAASVFTLFTYVAPLLGDVTGVSPRGVTWTLMLIGLGLTVGNIIGGKLADKGLAATLIGVFIAMAVTSTVLTWTSIALIPTEITLFLWATACFAAVPALQVNVVTYGQAAPNLVSTLNIGAFNVGNALGAWVGGSVIAHGYGLTSVPLAAAALAVLALLVTLITFRQNGNPELATAN, from the coding sequence ATGCCCCTCTCGCTTCTCATACTCGCCTTGAGCGCCTTCGCCATCGGCACCACCGAGTTCGTCATCATGGGCCTGCTGCCCAATGTGGCGGCTGACCTCGGTGTGTCGATTCCCGGTGCCGGCTGGCTGGTGACCGGCTACGCCCTGGGCGTGGCGATTGGTGCACCGTTCATGGCAATGGCCACTGCAAAACTGCCGCGCAAGGCTGCACTGGTTACGCTGATGGGCATTTTCATTATCGGCAACCTGCTCTGCGCCATCGCCACTGACTACAACGTGCTGATGTTCGCCCGAGTCGTCACCGCTCTGTGCCACGGTGCGTTCTTCGGCATCGGTTCGGTGGTCGCGGCCAATCTGGTGGCACCGAACAAACGCGCTTCGGCCGTAGCCCTGATGTTCACCGGCCTGACCCTGGCCAACGTGCTGGGCGTACCGCTGGGCACCGCCCTCGGTCAGGAAGCCGGCTGGCGCTCGACCTTCTGGGCAGTGACCGTAATCGGTGTGATCGCGCTGATCGGCCTGATCCGCTTCCTGCCGGCCAAGCGTGACGAAGAAAAACTCGACATGCGCGCCGAACTGGCCGCGCTCAAGGGCGCCGGCATCTGGCTGTCGCTGAGCATGACCGCGCTATTCGCCGCCTCGGTGTTCACGTTGTTCACCTACGTCGCACCGCTGCTGGGCGATGTCACCGGTGTTTCGCCCCGTGGCGTGACCTGGACCCTGATGCTCATCGGCCTGGGCCTGACTGTCGGCAACATCATCGGCGGCAAACTGGCTGACAAGGGCCTGGCCGCGACGCTGATCGGCGTGTTCATCGCCATGGCCGTGACCTCCACCGTCCTGACCTGGACCAGCATCGCGCTGATCCCGACCGAGATCACCCTGTTCCTCTGGGCCACCGCGTGCTTCGCCGCCGTGCCGGCCCTGCAAGTGAACGTCGTGACCTACGGCCAGGCCGCACCGAACCTGGTGTCGACCCTGAACATCGGCGCCTTCAACGTCGGCAACGCCCTCGGCGCCTGGGTCGGCGGCAGCGTCATCGCCCACGGCTACGGCCTGACCAGCGTGCCTCTCGCCGCCGCAGCACTCGCGGTCCTGGCCCTGCTGGTGACCCTGATCACATTCCGCCAGAACGGCAATCCCGAGCTGGCCACCGCTAACTGA